In Zingiber officinale cultivar Zhangliang chromosome 8B, Zo_v1.1, whole genome shotgun sequence, a single genomic region encodes these proteins:
- the LOC122015638 gene encoding uncharacterized protein LOC122015638 has product MPTMDISKSISGIKPPFSFPLKHEGSCTQVAFEQTTGLVAVSTEDYCVQFYSLFDNHEVSEVQVCKRNFQPADDVMLYVALVAISLDGSLMATIDVTIPEEKFGGLVCLKYWTRGSLVAEYLLSTVIYEPHSDAQVSSLAFRPGHNMAVTSSYGGDFKIWVHGSHADRNNESIQRTGWRCQSVGSYKY; this is encoded by the exons CGTTTCCTCTCAAACATGAAGGATCCTGCACACAAGTTGCATTTGAGCAGACAACTGGATTAGTTGCTGTTTCCACTGAAGATTATTGTGTACAATTCTATAGCTTGTTTGACAACCATGAGGTTTCAGAG GTCCAAGTGTGCAAAAGAAATTTTCAACCTGCAGATGACGTTATG CTATATGTGGCTCTTGTAGCCATTTCTCTTGATGGCTCCTTAATGGCTACCATTGATGTGACAATTCCTGAAGAAAAATTCGGGGGTTTGGTTTGTCTAAAATACTGGACTCGTGGTTCCCTAGTGGCAGAGTACTTATTATCCACTGTCATATATGAGCCTCACAG TGATGCTCAAGTTTCATCTCTTGCATTTCGCCCTGGACACAACATGGCTGTCACATCATCTTATGGTGGTGATTTTAAG ATTTGGGTTCATGGTTCTCATGCCGACAGAAATAATGAATCAATCCAGAGAACTGGTTGGAGATGCCAATCTGTTGGTTCATACAAGTATTAA